Proteins encoded within one genomic window of Mesobacillus subterraneus:
- the ytrI gene encoding sporulation membrane protein YtrI has translation MRIPPYYRRPEWQRFISGVAVGALVSWVLFLYINGAWMEKHAKKIEQQKDEIADLQSDIKIWMEDYEELNKKNQENLTVQEIKVKIVNDKKYKQLDTLSIYEIEEETKGQLNMLLAKDLDSVFKSRDLITRVIENKSIKVNDKRYKLKIKSMVIYTSVSIQVEISLD, from the coding sequence ATGAGAATCCCCCCTTATTACCGCAGGCCTGAATGGCAGAGATTTATTTCAGGTGTAGCAGTTGGCGCCCTAGTTAGCTGGGTATTATTTTTATACATTAATGGTGCATGGATGGAAAAACACGCAAAAAAAATTGAGCAACAAAAAGATGAAATCGCCGACTTGCAAAGCGATATCAAAATCTGGATGGAAGATTATGAAGAATTAAACAAAAAGAACCAGGAGAACTTAACGGTCCAGGAAATTAAGGTGAAGATCGTCAACGATAAAAAATATAAGCAGCTTGATACGCTAAGCATCTACGAGATCGAGGAAGAGACGAAAGGGCAGTTGAACATGCTACTTGCCAAGGATCTGGATTCGGTTTTCAAAAGCAGGGATTTGATCACCAGAGTGATTGAAAACAAATCCATCAAAGTGAATGACAAGCGTTATAAACTGAAAATCAAATCAATGGTCATCTATACTTCTGTCAGCATCCAGGTGGAAATCAGCCTCGATTGA
- a CDS encoding YtrH family sporulation protein: MMNYEEKIYHLLRVFNVNQPFASHLFEAYFIALGVLLGGSLIGGLAAFLTGQPLMTEIARFSSSIRIWSIIAAIGGTFDTVYSFERGLLNGETKDIVKQFLLILTAMGGAQTGALLINWLTQEHV; the protein is encoded by the coding sequence ATGATGAACTACGAGGAAAAAATCTACCATTTACTGAGGGTGTTTAATGTGAATCAACCATTTGCTTCTCATTTATTCGAAGCCTATTTCATCGCGCTCGGTGTTTTGCTTGGCGGCTCCCTGATTGGCGGATTAGCCGCTTTTTTGACCGGTCAGCCTTTAATGACGGAAATTGCCCGGTTTTCAAGTTCTATCAGGATATGGTCCATCATTGCCGCGATTGGCGGTACCTTTGATACCGTCTACAGCTTTGAACGCGGACTTTTGAACGGTGAAACAAAAGATATTGTCAAACAATTCCTTTTGATCCTGACAGCTATGGGTGGTGCGCAGACTGGAGCACTGCTGATCAACTGGCTGACACAGGAGCATGTATAA
- a CDS encoding FadR/GntR family transcriptional regulator, with translation MINKGGLKPGDKIPSERELSERLNAGRSSVREALRALELLGLIETRRGEGTFIRDFRGNQLVQLLSTFILQDEKAKDDVVETKNMIEVDCLYLAAEKGQEGEIKRLKAWIDDHNFEDEEFFRKIAELADNHLFYRIWYILNDYYDALQLKESPAEKADYHRLVDSLETKKGELILERYRMLRKMSTD, from the coding sequence ATGATTAATAAAGGCGGCTTAAAGCCGGGGGATAAAATTCCATCCGAACGTGAACTCTCAGAGCGCCTGAATGCCGGGCGCTCATCCGTTCGCGAGGCATTGCGTGCCCTTGAGCTTCTCGGCTTGATCGAGACGAGAAGAGGAGAAGGTACGTTTATCAGGGACTTCCGCGGCAACCAGCTCGTCCAATTATTAAGCACCTTTATCCTGCAGGATGAAAAAGCAAAAGACGACGTAGTCGAAACGAAAAATATGATTGAGGTTGATTGTCTATACCTGGCTGCAGAAAAGGGACAGGAAGGCGAAATCAAACGATTAAAGGCTTGGATTGATGACCATAATTTTGAGGACGAGGAATTTTTCAGGAAAATCGCTGAGCTTGCCGACAATCATCTTTTCTATCGGATTTGGTATATATTGAATGATTATTATGATGCCCTTCAGCTGAAGGAATCACCAGCTGAGAAAGCAGATTATCACAGACTGGTAGACTCACTTGAAACAAAAAAAGGAGAATTGATCCTGGAAAGGTATCGCATGTTGCGGAAAATGTCGACAGACTGA
- the accD gene encoding acetyl-CoA carboxylase, carboxyltransferase subunit beta: MLKELFTKTKKKKYATIPSEAAKQDVPEGIMTKCPNCKKIMYTKELNKNCKVCFQCGYHHQMNSAERIHSFLDAGSFRELDREMVSGNPLGFPGYEDKLEKDRDKTGLNEAVVTGLGSVNGLDVTIAIMDATFRMGSMGSVVGEKITRAIEKADELSVPFIIFTASGGARMQEGVLSLMQMAKTSVALKRFSDNGGLIISIMTHPTTGGVSASFASLGDYNLAEPGALIGFAGRRIIEQTIREELPEDFQTSEFLLKHGQLDAVISRTELKEKISGILEIHQPGGTFEWQEN, from the coding sequence TTGCTTAAGGAACTTTTTACTAAAACGAAAAAGAAAAAGTACGCGACAATTCCTTCTGAAGCAGCGAAGCAGGATGTTCCTGAAGGAATCATGACCAAATGCCCGAACTGCAAGAAAATCATGTATACGAAAGAACTGAACAAAAATTGCAAGGTTTGTTTCCAGTGCGGCTACCACCATCAAATGAATTCGGCAGAGAGAATCCACAGCTTCCTCGATGCGGGAAGTTTCCGAGAGCTGGACCGCGAGATGGTCTCAGGCAATCCATTAGGATTTCCAGGATATGAGGATAAGCTCGAGAAGGACCGGGATAAAACAGGATTAAATGAAGCAGTAGTTACCGGGTTAGGCAGTGTGAATGGGTTAGATGTCACTATAGCGATCATGGATGCGACTTTCAGGATGGGAAGTATGGGTTCCGTCGTAGGGGAAAAGATTACGAGGGCGATTGAAAAAGCCGATGAATTATCGGTACCATTTATCATTTTTACCGCATCGGGCGGGGCCAGAATGCAGGAAGGTGTCCTCAGTTTAATGCAAATGGCGAAAACAAGCGTCGCATTGAAAAGATTCAGTGATAATGGCGGATTGATCATATCAATTATGACACACCCGACAACAGGTGGAGTTTCCGCGAGTTTTGCCTCGCTTGGGGACTACAATCTAGCAGAACCTGGAGCTTTGATTGGCTTCGCAGGAAGAAGGATCATTGAACAGACAATCCGCGAAGAACTGCCGGAAGACTTCCAGACATCTGAATTCTTGCTGAAGCATGGACAGCTTGATGCTGTGATCTCGAGAACGGAATTAAAAGAAAAAATCTCAGGAATACTTGAAATCCATCAGCCAGGAGGGACTTTCGAATGGCAGGAGAACTAG